A genomic region of Brevibacillus sp. JNUCC-41 contains the following coding sequences:
- a CDS encoding heme oxygenase: MIIVTNRIRVKKGMGAVMAPGFTAPGPLDTTEGFVKVEVLLTQNLSEHDELSVNMYWENLDNFTAWRNSDAFKAAHKRPEPGSGEAKKESPILGSELTTYEVASVKEIAK; this comes from the coding sequence ATGATAATCGTAACGAATAGAATCAGAGTCAAAAAAGGGATGGGTGCAGTCATGGCCCCAGGATTTACTGCACCAGGTCCACTTGATACTACGGAAGGCTTCGTAAAAGTTGAAGTATTATTAACGCAGAATTTGTCGGAACACGATGAACTGAGCGTTAATATGTACTGGGAAAACCTTGATAACTTTACCGCTTGGAGAAATAGCGATGCATTCAAGGCTGCACATAAACGGCCTGAGCCAGGTTCCGGTGAAGCGAAAAAAGAATCTCCAATTCTAGGCAGCGAGCTTACAACATATGAAGTCGCCTCGGTAAAGGAAATAGCTAAATAA
- a CDS encoding IS1182 family transposase, with product MLSKHDSIQRDQLEMITLDQLVPPNHLVRKIEAAIDFTFIYDLVNDMYSEIGRPSIDLVILVKLTFIQYTFGIRSMRKTIEEVETNMAYRWFLGYGFHEKVPHFSTFGKNYERRFKDTDLFEQIFYRILMTAANKKLISAEHVFVDSTHVKASANKRKFEKKIVRKETRAYQGRLQEEINQDRENHGKKPFPPDKFDKEETKEIKESTTDSESGYYVKDERTKQFAYSFHAAADRNGFVLGTIVTPGNIHDSQILEPLVEQVIEKVGKPEAVAADAAYKTPAVTSYLFNKEIIPALPYTRPRTKEGFFRKQDYVYDEHFDCYLCPSGELLKYSTTNKEGYREYKSPKHICATCSFLSRCTESKDCQKVVTRHIWQTHVEEADHLRHHQDVKPIYAKRKETIERVFADAKEKHGMRWTTLRGLKKLSMQAMLTFAAINLKKMANWTWRGPKMA from the coding sequence ATGCTTTCTAAACATGATTCTATTCAGCGAGATCAACTTGAAATGATTACTTTAGATCAACTGGTGCCACCGAACCATTTGGTTCGTAAAATAGAGGCTGCCATTGACTTCACTTTCATTTATGACTTGGTGAATGATATGTATTCAGAGATAGGACGCCCAAGTATTGATCTCGTTATTTTAGTTAAACTGACTTTCATTCAATATACCTTCGGTATTCGTTCCATGCGTAAAACGATTGAAGAAGTTGAAACCAATATGGCTTACCGTTGGTTCTTAGGCTATGGTTTCCATGAAAAAGTACCTCATTTCTCTACATTTGGGAAAAATTATGAACGACGCTTTAAAGATACAGACCTGTTTGAACAGATTTTCTATCGCATTTTAATGACAGCTGCTAATAAAAAGTTAATAAGTGCTGAACACGTTTTCGTGGATTCCACACATGTGAAGGCCAGTGCGAATAAACGGAAATTTGAAAAGAAAATCGTTCGTAAAGAAACACGAGCGTATCAAGGACGTCTTCAAGAAGAAATCAATCAAGATCGTGAAAACCATGGAAAAAAGCCTTTTCCACCAGATAAATTTGATAAAGAAGAGACCAAAGAGATTAAAGAAAGTACAACGGATTCTGAGAGTGGCTACTATGTGAAAGATGAACGAACAAAACAGTTTGCCTATTCATTCCACGCGGCCGCAGACCGCAACGGTTTTGTATTGGGAACGATTGTAACACCTGGAAATATACATGACAGCCAGATCTTAGAGCCACTAGTTGAACAAGTGATTGAGAAAGTTGGAAAACCGGAAGCCGTTGCCGCAGATGCAGCTTATAAAACACCAGCGGTTACAAGCTACCTATTTAACAAAGAAATCATACCGGCTTTACCTTATACACGTCCTCGCACTAAAGAAGGATTTTTCCGCAAACAGGACTATGTATACGATGAACATTTTGATTGTTACCTTTGCCCTTCGGGCGAGCTATTAAAGTACTCAACAACAAATAAAGAGGGCTATCGCGAGTATAAATCCCCCAAACACATCTGTGCAACGTGCTCATTTTTATCTCGGTGTACAGAAAGCAAAGACTGTCAAAAAGTGGTGACACGGCATATCTGGCAAACACATGTGGAAGAAGCAGATCATCTGCGTCATCATCAAGATGTAAAACCTATATATGCGAAGCGTAAAGAAACGATTGAGCGTGTATTCGCAGATGCAAAAGAAAAGCATGGTATGCGTTGGACTACTTTAAGGGGACTTAAAAAATTGTCGATGCAGGCGATGCTTACTTTCGCTGCCATTAATTTAAAGAAGATGGCCAATTGGACATGGCGAGGTCCAAAAATGGCATAA